Proteins encoded by one window of Salvia splendens isolate huo1 chromosome 14, SspV2, whole genome shotgun sequence:
- the LOC121764223 gene encoding uncharacterized protein LOC121764223 gives MDTYRREDPAPPTSVIAVTKPDSLPVLMDDVNYVQQGGGPNRGYNNNYHPNQGGDNFNNYNGNCPHPNLSYSNNNFLQPPTGFNVSKGGVVEPIKKEEKYDKGIMKILEVLVKDGKTNDTKIGVVEARLNNHEQGINTIATAVSNIKTQMDQVHKNIEEDKAKAAARVADINKKCFTKQKNDEGSTSRTNSRDCPTPGGPPHTPQRSATKEAKAPAKKELMRHNGIVLSFPPKKKFKLEEQFKHFLNMFCKVHTNIPLVESLQEIPRYAKLLREAVMRKKKPTKADLKLPHHCSEIIQRERAVKQRDPGQFIIRCSIGKGKVDKALCDLGASINIMPLKYYEKLNIGPLEMS, from the coding sequence ATGGACACATATAGAAGAGAGGATCCGGCTCCACCGACCTCTGTCATTGCGGTCACCAAACCCGACTCTCTTCCCGTTCTTATGGATGATGTCAACTACGTGCAACAAGGAGGCGGTCCCAATAGGGGTTACAACAACAATTATCACCCTAACCAGGGGGGtgataatttcaataattataacgGGAACTGTCCTCATCCTAATCTCTCTTATTCTAACAATAATTTCTTGCAACCCCCCACAGGATTTAATGTTAGCAAGGGTGGAGTAGTTGAACCTATCAAGAAAGAGGAGAAGTATGACAAAGGGATTATGAAGATTTTAGAGGTGCTAGTGAAAGATGGAAAGACTAATGACACCAAGATTGGGGTCGTTGAGGCAAGGTTGAACAATCACGAGCAAGGAATAAACACAATTGCCACTGCCGTCTCGAACATTAAGACTCAAATGGATCAAGTCCACAAGAATATTGAGGAAGACAAGGCAAAGGCAGCAGCACGAGTGGCGGACATAAATAAGAAATGTTTCACTAAGCAGAAGAATGATGAAGGCAGCACCTCAAGAACGAATTCTAGAGACTGCCCGACGCCCGGCGGACCGCCACACACGCCGCAGCGGTCCGCCACTAAAGAGGCAAAGGCGCCCGCTAAGAAAGAGCTCATGCGGCACAACGGGATTGTACTCTCTTTCCCGCCGAAGAAGAAGTTCAAGCTTGAAGAGCAGTTCAAGCATTTCCTAAATATGTTTTGTAAGGTCCATACTAACATCCCTCTCGTTGAATCGTTGCAGGAGATACCTAGGTACGCAAAGCTACTAAGGGAGGCCGTGATGAGAAAGAAGAAACCTACTAAAGCCGACCTTAAGTTGCCACATCATTGCAGCGAGATCATTCAACGGGAGAGGGCCGTGAAGCAAAGGGATCCCGGTCAATTCATCATTAGGTGCTCAATTGGAAAAGGAAAAGTGGACAAGGCCCTTTGTGATTTGGGGGCTAGCATCAATATCATGCCACTAAAGTACTATGAAAAGCTCAACATCGGACCTCTCGAGATGTCTTGA